Proteins from one Acidobacteriota bacterium genomic window:
- a CDS encoding NAD(P)-binding domain-containing protein, with product MLATYRRWLHAQWPAGTVEPLPQSGPGGTTAIPGVRIIGDLAGTPLLKRSAAGGASAITYILSEPGFKASSDPGVLDVAIVGAGAAGIAAAIAAQRAGLRCAVYDATRAFATIADIPGRMEIHAYPTGGDPESALLITASKKADLLAELERQRVAAGIEPIVSRIDHIEQAGHECRLHHADTSVTRAQRVLVAIGRRGIHRTLDCPGGHLDKVQTRLYDPQEFARKQVLVVGGGNAAVEAAVALVSCGAKVTLSHRQAALSKPSRENLDKLRALERDPSADVHIEAPVSPYVTTATMRTMKSPEGPGSIQILPATTVARIEPATVTLLDADQRQTTIPNHAVFAMIGREGPAGFFRRSHLPLRGDWDAVTWAWLGLSLLLCFLVLHWKGSYPEFPFQQVVARYQAFPYDVPRMIDAIGGAIGQRAGTEPHLLYTIKLALGRPSFYFTFVYALVVSIFGIRRIRRTRTRYVLWQTLSLMFVQWFFLCLLPEILLPWAGRNGYFEPGERMRVLADALFERLDGFRGHERAYWRAYGLIVPFPLNVANVFADRPMWLWVEISALQLAAILPLMVRRWGKGGYCGWICPWGAVAETVGDRQREKMPHGPQWNRLNMLGQGVLALSVALLGLHLWGWANGASSWAAIGFGWFYNAVPYLNYAWLVDVMMAGVFGLGLCFFLSGRAFCRFACPLGALMHIYARGTRFRIFPDKALCTSCTECTRVCHAGVDVMNFANKDLPVVDPECVRCSACVAECPTGALTLGFRRPSGEVVLDKMDASLVQTREARLAP from the coding sequence ATGCTCGCGACGTATCGCCGATGGCTGCACGCCCAATGGCCGGCCGGGACGGTTGAACCGCTGCCGCAATCCGGCCCGGGCGGAACCACCGCCATCCCAGGCGTTCGCATCATCGGCGATCTGGCCGGCACGCCGTTGCTCAAGCGTTCGGCGGCAGGCGGCGCGAGCGCGATCACATACATCCTGAGCGAGCCTGGCTTCAAGGCCTCCAGTGATCCCGGCGTGCTCGACGTCGCCATCGTAGGCGCCGGCGCAGCGGGCATCGCCGCGGCCATCGCGGCGCAGCGCGCCGGGCTCCGTTGTGCCGTGTACGACGCGACAAGAGCGTTTGCCACGATCGCCGACATTCCCGGGCGGATGGAGATTCACGCCTACCCGACCGGCGGCGACCCGGAGAGCGCCCTCCTGATCACCGCATCCAAGAAGGCCGATCTGCTCGCCGAACTCGAACGCCAGCGCGTGGCCGCAGGCATCGAGCCGATCGTCTCGCGGATCGATCACATCGAACAGGCGGGCCACGAATGCCGGCTGCACCACGCCGACACGAGCGTGACGCGGGCGCAACGCGTCCTGGTGGCCATCGGTCGTCGCGGCATCCACCGGACACTGGATTGCCCCGGCGGACATCTGGACAAGGTCCAGACCCGCCTCTACGATCCGCAGGAATTCGCCAGGAAGCAGGTGCTCGTCGTCGGAGGTGGCAATGCCGCCGTCGAGGCGGCCGTCGCGCTGGTCTCCTGCGGTGCCAAGGTCACGCTGAGTCATCGGCAGGCGGCGCTTTCGAAGCCGTCCCGGGAGAACCTCGACAAGCTCCGCGCGCTGGAGCGAGATCCATCCGCCGACGTACACATCGAGGCTCCGGTGTCACCCTATGTGACGACGGCGACGATGAGGACCATGAAGAGCCCGGAGGGGCCGGGGTCCATTCAGATCCTGCCGGCGACCACTGTCGCCCGCATCGAACCCGCCACGGTCACGCTGCTCGATGCGGACCAGCGGCAGACGACCATCCCGAACCACGCCGTGTTCGCGATGATCGGCCGCGAGGGGCCGGCCGGGTTCTTCAGGCGTTCGCATCTGCCGCTGCGCGGCGATTGGGACGCGGTGACCTGGGCGTGGCTGGGACTGTCCCTGTTGTTGTGCTTCCTGGTCCTGCATTGGAAGGGCAGCTATCCCGAGTTCCCGTTCCAGCAGGTCGTGGCCAGGTACCAGGCCTTTCCCTACGACGTGCCTCGCATGATCGATGCGATCGGCGGCGCGATTGGCCAGCGGGCTGGTACCGAACCCCATCTGCTGTACACGATCAAGCTGGCGCTTGGCCGCCCATCGTTCTACTTCACGTTCGTCTATGCCCTGGTCGTCTCCATCTTCGGCATTCGGCGCATCCGGCGCACGCGTACTCGCTACGTGCTGTGGCAGACGCTCTCGCTCATGTTCGTGCAGTGGTTTTTTCTCTGCCTGCTGCCCGAGATCCTCCTGCCGTGGGCTGGCCGCAACGGCTACTTCGAGCCCGGCGAGCGAATGCGGGTTCTAGCCGACGCTCTTTTCGAACGCCTTGACGGGTTCCGCGGGCATGAGCGGGCCTATTGGCGGGCGTACGGGCTCATCGTGCCGTTTCCGCTCAACGTGGCCAACGTCTTTGCCGATCGCCCGATGTGGCTCTGGGTCGAGATCTCGGCCCTGCAGTTGGCTGCCATCCTCCCGTTGATGGTGCGTCGATGGGGCAAGGGCGGGTATTGCGGGTGGATCTGTCCGTGGGGCGCCGTGGCCGAGACGGTGGGAGACCGGCAGCGCGAGAAGATGCCGCACGGGCCGCAGTGGAACCGGCTGAACATGCTGGGGCAGGGTGTGCTCGCCCTCTCCGTCGCGCTGCTGGGACTTCACCTGTGGGGCTGGGCCAACGGGGCGTCCTCGTGGGCGGCGATTGGCTTCGGCTGGTTCTACAACGCCGTCCCGTACCTCAACTACGCCTGGCTGGTCGACGTCATGATGGCCGGCGTGTTCGGGCTGGGGCTGTGTTTCTTCCTGAGCGGCCGCGCCTTCTGCCGGTTTGCCTGCCCGCTTGGCGCACTGATGCACATCTACGCGCGCGGCACTCGCTTCCGGATCTTCCCCGACAAGGCCTTGTGCACGTCGTGCACCGAATGCACGCGGGTCTGCCACGCGGGGGTGGACGTGATGAACTTCGCGAACAAGGACCTTCCCGTGGTCGATCCCGAGTGTGTCCGCTGTTCCGCGTGCGTCGCCGAATGCCCGACTGGTGCGTTGACGCTCGGATTCCGGCGGCCGAGCGGCGAAGTGGTGCTCGACAAGATGGACGCGTCTCTGGTTCAGACGCGTGAAGCGCGTCTCGCGCCGTAG
- a CDS encoding glycosyltransferase family 87 protein, which yields MRTLLIPLGVALAATMAVAARLDVRRDTGIVLVLAAVASAIYLFAMWLISRGRVPGRAGLWVCLALAVLCRAPLVPADPTLSDDIYRYIWDGRAQAFGVNPYQAVPADPALDFLHTDTTRKMNHPGQPTMYPPFAEWVFRGIAAIDQSVIAFKLTFVLLDLIIIFLVMRWLVASGRSAWLVLVYAWNPLVILEIAGSGHLDVVGAALLMVSFLALSNRMGWLAAIAFVAAIELKFVPIVLAPLFWRRIRVRDAVIAAGFGLLLALPFTGGTLTAPIGALPAYLAKWRFNGPVYAMAQSAIGMRALVALPLVAGLVAAAWFRWRSRELAPSAWAWPMGVALLLSPTVYPWYLLWLCPFLVERATVPLLIWTQTSLLTYFVWRVSASGGGWQLPWWVLTTEFGVVAAAGVWLVARRTPTKALS from the coding sequence TTGCGCACCCTGCTGATTCCACTCGGCGTCGCGCTGGCCGCAACCATGGCGGTGGCGGCCCGACTTGATGTCCGCCGCGACACCGGGATCGTCCTGGTGCTGGCCGCGGTGGCGTCGGCCATCTACCTGTTCGCGATGTGGTTGATTTCGCGAGGCCGGGTGCCTGGCCGCGCGGGTCTCTGGGTGTGCCTCGCGCTGGCTGTACTGTGCCGCGCGCCCCTGGTCCCGGCCGATCCGACGCTGTCCGACGACATCTACCGGTATATCTGGGACGGCCGCGCCCAGGCCTTCGGCGTCAATCCCTACCAGGCCGTTCCGGCCGATCCGGCCCTTGATTTCCTGCACACCGACACCACGCGCAAGATGAATCACCCCGGGCAGCCGACGATGTATCCGCCGTTTGCGGAGTGGGTGTTTCGAGGCATCGCCGCGATTGACCAGTCGGTCATCGCGTTCAAGCTGACCTTCGTCCTGCTCGATCTGATCATCATCTTTCTGGTGATGCGATGGCTGGTGGCGTCCGGTCGAAGCGCGTGGCTCGTGCTGGTGTACGCGTGGAATCCGCTGGTCATTCTCGAAATCGCGGGGAGCGGCCATCTGGATGTGGTGGGCGCCGCGCTGCTGATGGTGTCCTTTCTGGCGCTGTCGAATCGGATGGGATGGCTGGCGGCCATCGCGTTTGTGGCGGCGATCGAATTGAAGTTCGTGCCGATCGTCCTCGCACCACTGTTCTGGAGGAGGATTCGTGTTCGGGACGCGGTGATCGCCGCGGGGTTCGGGCTGCTGCTGGCGCTGCCATTCACGGGCGGCACGCTGACCGCGCCGATCGGGGCGTTGCCTGCCTACCTGGCGAAGTGGCGCTTCAACGGGCCGGTGTATGCGATGGCCCAGAGCGCGATCGGCATGCGCGCCCTGGTGGCGCTGCCTCTGGTTGCGGGCCTGGTGGCGGCCGCGTGGTTCCGGTGGAGATCCAGAGAGCTCGCGCCATCGGCGTGGGCGTGGCCGATGGGTGTGGCATTGCTGCTGTCGCCGACCGTCTACCCGTGGTACCTCCTGTGGCTCTGCCCGTTTCTCGTCGAGCGAGCGACGGTTCCGCTGCTGATCTGGACGCAAACCTCGCTGCTGACGTACTTCGTGTGGCGCGTGTCGGCCTCGGGCGGAGGCTGGCAACTGCCCTGGTGGGTGTTGACGACGGAGTTCGGTGTGGTCGCGGCGGCCGGTGTCTGGTTGGTTGCGAGGCGGACTCCCACGAAAGCACTCTCATGA
- the tkt gene encoding transketolase, producing the protein MKPTESVQECISRDQRRSSVIDASAQLEQLAINTIRTLSMDAIQAANSGHPGAPMGMAPVAYTLWQRFLRFDPDQPLWPNRDRFVLSAGHASMLLYSMLHLIGVKAVDADSRTTSELAVPLDQIQQFRQLHSRCPGHPEYGITTGVETTTGPLGQGAATSVGMAMASRWMGQHFNRPGYDLFNFDVFALVGDGCMMEGLSSEAASLAAHLKLDNLCWIYDSNHITIEGSTTLAFSEDVGARFAAYGWNVVRVPDANDLARLDDAFSTFRATTDRPTLVIVSSVIGYGAPHKQGTREAHGEPLGAEEVRLTKQNYGWPEAAQFLVPDQVREHFAAGIGRRGRQLSEQWTARLDAYAREYPEQADHLQRMQRRELPEAWDAGLPTFPADAKGMAGREASAKVLNAIAARVPWIMGGSADLTPSTKTRLVMPGASDFAAGAYEGRNVHFGIREHAMGAILNGLCLCGVRPYGSGFFIFSDYGRPSLRLAALMALPVIYVFTHDSIGVGEDGPTHQPVEQLPSLRAMPGLITLRPADANEVLEAWRLIMPLTHEPVALLLTRQALPTFDRTRCAPASGVARGAYVLADAADGSPDVLLLASGSEVALCLDAREQLLTSGIKARVVSMPSWDLFEKQDRAYRDSVLPPAVDARVAVEAATTLGWDRYIGQRGAVIGMKTFGASAPLKVVMKHFGFTSEHVAEVARTVLGGQLA; encoded by the coding sequence ATGAAGCCCACAGAAAGTGTCCAGGAGTGCATTTCCCGTGACCAGAGGAGAAGCAGCGTGATCGACGCGTCGGCCCAGCTCGAACAACTGGCCATCAACACCATCCGCACATTGTCGATGGACGCGATCCAGGCGGCGAACTCGGGTCATCCGGGCGCGCCGATGGGCATGGCGCCGGTCGCGTACACGTTGTGGCAGCGCTTCCTGCGATTCGATCCGGATCAACCGCTCTGGCCCAATCGCGATCGTTTCGTGCTGTCGGCTGGCCATGCCTCGATGCTGCTGTACTCGATGCTGCATCTGATCGGCGTGAAGGCGGTTGACGCCGACTCGCGCACAACCAGCGAACTCGCCGTCCCGCTCGACCAGATCCAGCAGTTCCGCCAGTTGCACAGCCGGTGTCCCGGTCATCCCGAGTACGGGATCACGACCGGTGTCGAGACCACCACCGGGCCGCTCGGCCAGGGTGCCGCCACCAGCGTGGGGATGGCCATGGCGAGCCGCTGGATGGGCCAGCACTTCAACCGTCCCGGCTACGACCTGTTCAACTTCGACGTCTTCGCACTGGTTGGCGACGGCTGCATGATGGAAGGGCTCTCGAGCGAGGCGGCGTCGCTCGCCGCGCACCTGAAACTCGACAACCTCTGCTGGATTTACGACAGCAACCACATCACGATTGAAGGATCAACCACGCTCGCCTTTTCTGAGGACGTCGGCGCACGGTTCGCGGCCTATGGATGGAACGTCGTGCGCGTTCCGGATGCCAACGATCTCGCCCGACTGGATGACGCCTTCTCGACATTTCGGGCCACCACAGACCGGCCAACGCTCGTCATCGTCTCGAGCGTGATCGGGTACGGCGCGCCGCACAAGCAGGGCACCAGAGAGGCGCACGGCGAACCGCTCGGAGCGGAGGAAGTCCGCCTCACGAAGCAGAACTACGGATGGCCCGAAGCCGCGCAGTTCCTCGTGCCGGACCAGGTGCGCGAGCACTTCGCGGCCGGCATCGGTCGTCGCGGCCGGCAATTGAGCGAGCAGTGGACGGCGCGTCTCGACGCTTACGCGCGCGAATACCCCGAGCAGGCCGATCATCTGCAGCGGATGCAACGCCGGGAGCTGCCGGAAGCGTGGGACGCGGGATTGCCGACGTTCCCGGCCGACGCCAAGGGCATGGCTGGGCGGGAAGCCTCGGCGAAAGTGTTGAATGCGATTGCCGCGCGGGTGCCGTGGATCATGGGCGGTTCGGCCGACCTGACGCCCTCGACGAAGACACGGCTCGTGATGCCAGGCGCCAGTGATTTCGCCGCTGGCGCGTACGAAGGCCGGAACGTGCACTTTGGCATCCGCGAACACGCGATGGGCGCGATTCTGAACGGTCTCTGCCTGTGCGGCGTGCGGCCGTACGGGTCGGGCTTCTTCATTTTCAGCGACTACGGGCGGCCGTCGCTGCGCCTGGCCGCATTGATGGCGTTGCCGGTCATCTACGTGTTTACGCATGATTCGATCGGCGTCGGCGAGGATGGGCCGACGCACCAGCCCGTCGAGCAGCTGCCGTCACTGCGCGCGATGCCCGGCCTGATCACGCTGCGGCCGGCCGACGCCAACGAAGTGCTCGAAGCGTGGCGCCTGATCATGCCGCTCACGCACGAACCGGTGGCGCTGCTGCTGACGCGGCAGGCGCTGCCGACCTTTGATCGGACCCGGTGCGCGCCGGCCTCGGGGGTCGCCAGGGGCGCCTACGTGCTGGCCGATGCGGCCGACGGTTCGCCGGACGTGCTGCTGCTTGCGAGCGGCAGCGAGGTGGCGCTGTGCCTCGACGCCCGCGAGCAGTTGCTCACATCGGGCATCAAGGCCCGCGTCGTCAGCATGCCGTCGTGGGACCTCTTTGAGAAGCAGGATCGGGCCTATCGCGACAGCGTCCTGCCGCCGGCGGTGGACGCCCGCGTGGCTGTCGAAGCCGCGACCACGCTCGGATGGGATCGCTACATCGGCCAGCGCGGCGCTGTTATCGGGATGAAGACGTTTGGCGCGTCGGCGCCCCTCAAGGTCGTCATGAAACACTTCGGCTTCACGTCCGAACATGTCGCGGAGGTGGCCAGAACCGTGCTGGGAGGACAACTCGCATGA
- the tal gene encoding transaldolase: MNRLQALGQYGQSVWLDYIRRQIIENGELRRMVDEDGVAGVTSNPAIFEKAIAGSTDYTDALARHVAAGVIGPKPLYEALAIADIQDAADILRPVYERTNGRDGFVSLEVSPTLAADTPGTLDEARRLWKAVGRDNLMVKVPATPEGIPAIRQLISDGININVTLLFAVEMYEKVAEAYIAGLDARAAAGGDLSRVASVASFFVSRIDSVIDARLAEKAAASTNADERDRLAKLAGKAAIASARLAYHRYLQAFRTPHWQALAGRGARTQRLLWASTSTKNPAYRDVIYVEELIGADTVNTIPPATLEAFRNHGEVRASLEDSPEDAAAALRRIEAGGISIREVTAHLLADGVTQFAVAFSRLLDAVAAKSAAVPQRAGGR; encoded by the coding sequence ATGAATCGGTTGCAGGCACTCGGGCAATACGGGCAGTCGGTCTGGCTCGACTACATCCGCCGGCAGATCATCGAGAACGGTGAACTGCGCCGCATGGTCGACGAAGACGGCGTGGCTGGCGTGACGTCGAACCCCGCCATCTTCGAAAAAGCAATCGCGGGCAGCACCGACTACACCGATGCGCTCGCGAGGCATGTCGCGGCAGGCGTCATCGGCCCCAAGCCGCTCTATGAGGCGCTGGCGATTGCCGACATCCAGGACGCCGCCGATATCCTGCGCCCGGTCTACGAGCGCACCAACGGTCGCGACGGGTTCGTCAGCCTGGAGGTGTCGCCGACGCTGGCCGCCGACACGCCGGGCACGCTCGATGAAGCGCGCCGGTTATGGAAGGCGGTCGGCCGCGACAACCTGATGGTCAAGGTGCCTGCCACCCCCGAAGGCATCCCTGCGATCCGGCAACTCATCAGCGACGGCATCAACATTAACGTGACGCTGCTGTTTGCGGTCGAGATGTACGAGAAGGTGGCCGAGGCGTACATCGCCGGGCTGGACGCACGTGCGGCTGCCGGCGGCGATCTGAGCCGCGTGGCCAGCGTGGCCAGCTTCTTCGTGAGCCGGATCGACAGCGTCATCGATGCCAGGCTCGCCGAAAAGGCCGCCGCCTCGACCAACGCCGACGAGCGGGACCGTCTCGCGAAGCTGGCCGGCAAGGCGGCGATTGCCAGCGCGCGACTCGCGTATCATCGCTACCTGCAGGCGTTCCGCACACCGCACTGGCAGGCGCTCGCCGGACGGGGCGCCCGGACCCAGCGACTGCTCTGGGCCAGCACCAGCACCAAGAACCCGGCCTACCGCGACGTGATCTACGTCGAGGAACTGATCGGCGCCGATACCGTCAACACGATTCCGCCGGCCACACTCGAGGCCTTCCGCAATCATGGTGAGGTTCGCGCCAGCCTCGAGGACTCGCCGGAAGATGCCGCGGCTGCGCTCCGAAGGATCGAAGCCGGCGGCATTTCGATCCGCGAGGTGACCGCGCATCTGCTCGCCGACGGTGTGACGCAGTTCGCCGTGGCATTCAGCCGCCTGCTTGACGCGGTGGCCGCCAAGAGCGCGGCCGTGCCGCAACGGGCTGGTGGGCGGTGA
- a CDS encoding bifunctional transaldolase/phosoglucose isomerase yields the protein MIRSVAGSLGEAIDEALAAWQASDSTTRLWARDASLWSHADESRWLGWLSIVGDQIAQLAVLRALAEDVRQAGFSHALLVGMGGSSLCPEVLRMTFGRVSGAPDLHVIDSTDPGQIAAVASSVDLANTIVIVSSKSGSTLEPNILLEYFYDRVQQRVGSREVGRRFIAITDPGSSLETLATSRHFRHIFHGAPSIGGRYSALSAFGMVPAAIMGIDVARFLDRAAQMVHACSAGVPASANPGVLLGVTLGVLARHGKDKLTILASPGICDLGAWLEQLVAESTGKNGMGIIPVDLETPGMPGQYRDDRMFVYLRLATAPDVYQDVSVAAIEQAGHAVVRISVADEYSLGQEFFRWEIATAVAGALLGINPFDQPDVEASKIATKRLTEAYEAAGSLPPETPILADGPLMFFADDRNAAELKALVGANRSAEAYLRAHFGRAGNGDYAALVAYVPMNTANQTLLQATRHLVRDRRRVATCLGFGPRFLHSTGQVYKGGPNSGVFLQVTCDDVLDLPVPGRRYTFGVVKAAQARGDFQVLAERGRRALRVHLGPDVAAGLTALRDAVAAAVEQA from the coding sequence GTGATCCGATCGGTTGCGGGATCGCTTGGCGAGGCGATAGATGAGGCGCTGGCTGCCTGGCAGGCCTCCGACAGCACGACCCGCTTGTGGGCGCGCGACGCGTCGTTGTGGAGTCATGCCGACGAATCCCGCTGGCTTGGCTGGCTGTCGATTGTCGGCGATCAGATCGCGCAACTCGCCGTCTTGAGGGCGCTGGCAGAAGATGTGAGGCAGGCGGGATTCTCGCACGCGCTCCTGGTCGGGATGGGCGGATCGAGCCTGTGCCCGGAAGTGCTGCGGATGACGTTTGGCCGCGTCAGCGGGGCCCCGGACCTCCACGTGATCGACTCGACCGATCCCGGGCAAATCGCGGCCGTCGCGTCGAGCGTCGATCTGGCGAATACGATCGTCATCGTATCGAGCAAGTCTGGCAGCACGCTCGAGCCGAACATCCTGCTCGAGTACTTCTACGACCGTGTGCAACAACGGGTCGGGAGCCGCGAGGTCGGCCGGCGCTTCATCGCCATCACCGATCCCGGGTCGTCGCTCGAAACCCTCGCGACCAGCCGCCATTTCCGGCACATCTTCCACGGCGCGCCGAGTATCGGCGGCCGCTATTCGGCGCTCTCCGCTTTCGGCATGGTGCCCGCCGCCATCATGGGCATCGATGTCGCCCGGTTCCTCGATCGCGCGGCGCAGATGGTGCATGCGTGTTCCGCGGGTGTGCCGGCTTCCGCCAACCCGGGCGTGCTGCTGGGCGTGACGCTCGGCGTGCTGGCCCGCCACGGCAAGGACAAGCTCACCATTCTGGCATCGCCGGGAATCTGCGACCTTGGTGCCTGGCTGGAGCAACTGGTGGCGGAATCGACGGGCAAGAACGGGATGGGAATCATCCCGGTCGATCTCGAAACCCCCGGGATGCCGGGCCAGTATCGAGACGATCGCATGTTTGTGTATCTGCGTCTTGCGACGGCTCCGGATGTGTACCAGGACGTGTCGGTGGCGGCCATCGAGCAGGCCGGCCACGCCGTCGTGCGAATCTCGGTCGCGGACGAGTACTCACTGGGGCAGGAGTTCTTTCGCTGGGAGATCGCGACCGCTGTGGCGGGCGCGCTGCTTGGCATCAACCCGTTCGATCAGCCCGATGTCGAGGCCAGCAAGATCGCCACAAAGCGGTTGACGGAGGCGTACGAGGCGGCGGGTTCATTGCCTCCCGAAACACCGATCCTCGCCGATGGCCCGCTGATGTTCTTCGCGGACGATCGGAACGCCGCCGAGTTGAAGGCGCTGGTCGGCGCCAACCGATCGGCCGAGGCGTACCTCCGCGCTCATTTTGGCCGCGCTGGCAACGGCGACTACGCGGCGCTTGTCGCCTACGTTCCGATGAACACCGCCAACCAGACGCTGCTCCAGGCGACCCGGCATCTGGTTCGCGATCGCCGCCGGGTGGCCACCTGCCTCGGGTTCGGCCCGCGTTTTCTCCACTCGACTGGCCAGGTCTACAAGGGCGGGCCCAACAGCGGCGTCTTCCTGCAGGTGACATGCGACGACGTGCTCGACCTGCCGGTGCCAGGGCGCAGGTACACGTTCGGCGTGGTGAAAGCGGCACAGGCGCGGGGCGACTTCCAGGTGCTCGCCGAGCGTGGCCGCCGCGCACTGCGCGTGCACCTCGGTCCGGATGTGGCGGCAGGGTTGACGGCGTTGCGCGACGCCGTGGCCGCGGCGGTGGAACAGGCGTAA
- a CDS encoding S9 family peptidase, which translates to MRRIRVFRTTLLASLVVVLVATLASAQPAKRAITLDDLHKIRPVGDPQRSPDGKWVAYTVGTTDVEKDKRDSDIWMVSWDGTQQLQMTFTADSRESAPRWSPDGRYLSFLTSRGTEDEKKLGAQIWLLDRTGGEAQKLTDIKGGVSDYSWSPDGKKIVFVASDIDPTDEPEKMEGWKRKTEPPIVIDRYHFKQDIEGYLKKLYSHIWIFDVATKKAEQITKGNVDDSSPAWSPDGTRLAFVGRRDPDADRNENSDIFVVDARPGAEPKKLSTFVGTNGGRPAWSPDGQWIAFLQGDEAKYSAYQQEVLAIAPAAGGAVRLLTTALDRPVADPLVWTADGKALLFEVADDRVTYIGRTTTAGGAVEKLTSGRRTVSNLSRGSDGALTLVTGTATEFGEVCAFENGAFRKLTHQNDALLAQLQLATTEDFTSKSKDGTVVNGLMVKPASYTAGQKYPMVLYIHGGPNGQDEHQFSFDREFFAANGYVVLSVNYRGSNGRGGTYQKAIFGDWGNKEVVDLLGAVDQAIAAGVADPERLGIGGWSYGGILTDYSIATDPRFKAAVSGAGSALQLSMYGSDQYIVQYEREIGPPWKSRDLWIKISYPFFQADRIKTPTLFLGGQKDFNVPIIGGEQMYEALKSLGVDTQLVVYPGQFHGLTVPSYQRDRLQRFLAWYDKYLKPAK; encoded by the coding sequence ATGCGCCGAATCCGTGTGTTCCGCACCACCCTCCTCGCGTCTCTCGTTGTCGTGCTGGTCGCAACGCTGGCGTCGGCCCAGCCGGCCAAACGCGCCATCACACTCGATGACCTGCACAAGATCAGGCCGGTCGGCGATCCGCAACGGTCGCCCGACGGGAAGTGGGTGGCCTACACCGTCGGGACCACCGACGTCGAGAAGGACAAGCGCGACTCCGACATCTGGATGGTGAGCTGGGACGGCACCCAGCAGCTGCAAATGACGTTCACCGCGGACAGCCGCGAGAGTGCGCCGCGCTGGAGCCCCGATGGCCGTTACCTGTCGTTTCTCACGAGTCGCGGCACGGAGGACGAAAAGAAGCTGGGCGCGCAGATCTGGCTGCTCGACAGGACTGGTGGTGAGGCGCAGAAACTGACCGACATCAAGGGGGGCGTCAGCGACTATTCCTGGTCGCCCGACGGCAAGAAGATCGTGTTCGTCGCCAGCGACATCGACCCGACCGATGAGCCGGAGAAGATGGAAGGCTGGAAGCGCAAGACCGAGCCCCCCATCGTCATCGACCGGTACCACTTCAAGCAGGACATCGAGGGGTATCTCAAGAAGCTGTACTCGCACATCTGGATCTTCGACGTCGCGACGAAGAAAGCGGAGCAGATCACCAAGGGCAACGTGGACGACAGCTCGCCGGCGTGGTCGCCAGATGGCACGCGACTCGCGTTTGTGGGCCGTCGCGATCCCGACGCCGATCGCAACGAGAATTCCGACATCTTTGTCGTCGACGCCCGCCCGGGCGCCGAACCGAAGAAGCTCTCGACGTTCGTGGGAACCAACGGAGGACGTCCCGCCTGGAGTCCGGATGGCCAGTGGATCGCGTTTCTGCAGGGCGACGAAGCGAAGTACTCCGCCTACCAGCAGGAGGTGCTCGCGATTGCCCCGGCGGCGGGCGGCGCGGTCAGATTGTTGACCACGGCCCTCGACCGGCCGGTGGCTGATCCGCTGGTCTGGACGGCCGATGGCAAGGCGCTGCTGTTCGAGGTGGCCGATGATCGCGTCACGTACATCGGCCGGACGACCACGGCTGGCGGTGCGGTCGAGAAGCTGACGTCTGGCCGCCGCACCGTGTCGAATCTCTCGCGCGGCAGCGACGGCGCGCTGACGCTGGTGACGGGCACCGCCACCGAATTCGGGGAAGTGTGCGCGTTCGAGAACGGAGCGTTCCGCAAACTGACTCACCAGAACGACGCGCTGCTCGCCCAGTTGCAGTTGGCCACCACCGAGGACTTCACGTCGAAGAGCAAGGACGGCACCGTCGTCAACGGCCTGATGGTAAAGCCGGCGTCGTACACGGCCGGCCAGAAGTACCCGATGGTGCTCTACATCCACGGCGGCCCGAACGGGCAGGACGAGCATCAGTTCAGTTTTGACCGGGAGTTCTTCGCCGCCAACGGGTACGTGGTCCTCTCTGTCAACTACCGGGGCAGCAACGGGCGCGGAGGCACGTATCAGAAAGCCATCTTCGGCGACTGGGGCAACAAGGAAGTGGTCGATCTGCTGGGGGCCGTTGATCAGGCGATCGCCGCGGGCGTGGCGGATCCCGAACGGCTGGGCATCGGGGGATGGAGCTACGGCGGCATCCTGACGGATTACTCGATCGCGACCGATCCCCGATTCAAGGCGGCCGTCAGCGGGGCAGGCAGCGCGCTCCAGCTCTCGATGTATGGCAGCGACCAGTACATCGTGCAGTACGAGCGCGAGATTGGCCCGCCCTGGAAGAGCCGCGATCTGTGGATCAAGATCTCGTATCCGTTCTTCCAGGCCGATCGGATCAAGACGCCGACGTTGTTTCTGGGCGGCCAGAAGGACTTCAACGTGCCGATCATCGGCGGCGAGCAGATGTACGAGGCGCTCAAGAGCCTGGGGGTGGACACGCAATTGGTGGTCTATCCCGGCCAGTTCCACGGATTGACGGTGCCGAGCTACCAGCGCGACCGGCTGCAGCGGTTCCTGGCCTGGTACGACAAGTACTTGAAGCCGGCCAAGTAG